In Mesorhizobium sp. M9A.F.Ca.ET.002.03.1.2, the DNA window CGGCTCAACCATTTTGGCCATCCGGACGCCGACGTGCGTCGCTACTATGTCGACTGGTTCAAAACTTTTGCCGACATTTCGGCCGAACTCGGCGCCAGCGGCATGGGCACCCAGTTCGCGATCTTCACCCACAGGGATTTTGACGATCCGGAACGTCGCGCGCGGCTTTTCGACATCGCGCTGGAATGCTGGCGCGACGTCGCCGAGCACGCCAAAGCCGCCGGTTTGACCTACCTGTTCTGGGAGCCGATGTCGGTCGGACGCGAATTCGGCCACACGATCGAGAGTTGCCAGGCCCTGCAGAACGGGATCGACGCGGCCGGCATGGCCATCCCGATGAAGATGATGGTCGACATCGATCATGGCGACGTGACCTCGAGCAATCCGGCCGATATCGATCCCTATGCCTGGGCCGAAACCTTTCCCAAGCTGTCGCCGATCATCCACATCAAGCAATCGTCGATGAACAAGGGCGGCCATTGGCCATTCATTGCCGTCTACAACAAGGACGGCCGCATCACGCCGGAGAAATTCCTGGAGACGGTTCGCCGCGGCGGCGGCGTCGACAACGAGATCTGCCTCGAACTGTCGTTTCGCGAACGCGAGCCGGTCGATCATCAGGTCGTCGCCATGATCCGCGAGTCGGTCGACTACTGGGCGCCGTTCATCGAGACCGGCAGAGCCGCTCTCCTGCCGAAAGCGGGATAGAGATCGGGCAGAGCTGAAGGCACTCCTGCCCGATCTATAGCGCTTGGATATCTCCGAGACGGACAGCGGCTTTGATCTTCCGCTCGAAGCGCTGCTTGCGCTGGCAGCCGTCTTCGGCTCGAACTCGCTGGGCCAGCACCGCAGCGACTGGAGTTGCGAAGTCGAACCCAGGCTATGGCTCGAAACGCTCTGACGATCCAACTGACTGGCCCGCCAGCGGGAAGTAACTCGTCCTTCCTCAAATATGTATTAGAGGATGCGAATATCTCTACCTGCACTCGTTATCCGTTACCAAAGCACAAGTAAAAGACACTTTTGTTTAACTTCGCCGTGCATACTGCGAATTGGTCCGATTTGTCTGTCCGGCTTTCCCTCACGAATTGAGAATTCGCATGTCGGTTACACGTCGCACGCTGCTCACGGCCGGAAGCGTCGGATTGCTGATGGCGCAAGCTCGGGCGGCCAACAATCCAGAACAGCAGGTGGAGAGCGCTTCCGTTGTCAGCGACAATACGCTGCGCATTGCAATGCCGGCCTTTGCTTCCAATCCGTTCTTCCCGGCCGATGGATCGGGGGACAGCGGTATAGACATGGAACTGGCCCGCGGCATAGCAGCGGAACTTGGCGTTGAGCCGGTGTTCGACCGATCCGCCGTAACATTCGACGACATGGTGAAACAGCTGACTTCCGGTCAGGCGGACATAGCCATCGGCAAGCTCAGCCGCACTCTTCACCGTGGTCGGTCAATCCTCTATTCCCGGCCCTACGCCATGCTGCACCAAGGGCTCATAGCCAACCGCCTCAACCTAGCGCGCATCGCGCAAGGCAAGCCACCCGAGCAGATCATCCGCGATTTCTCGGGCGATCTCGGCGTGATCGAGGGCTCTTCATTCGCTACCTATGCGGCCAAAACCTTCCCACATGCACAAGTCCATCGTTTTGCAGGCTGGAACATGGTTGTCGATGCGATCCGAAATGGGACGATCGACATGGCCTATCGCGACGATTTCGAGATCAAGAAGCTGATGGTCGACGATCCGTCGATGACTGTCGCCGCACGCTCGATCACGCTGACGGACAAGGTAGACACGATCGCAGTTGGTGTGCGACCGGACAATCCGCATCTCGCGGCTTTTGTCGACCTCTATCTCGATCTCGCGCGCGGTCAGCAGGTTCTCAACACTGACGAGATCATCGCGCGCTACAGGTTGGGGAGCAAAGCCTGACAATGGCCATCTCGGAGGCAGCTGGACACTTGGCTTTCGATTGGCGCCTGGCGGCAAGGCGCATATTGCGCTCGCCCATGACGACGATCGCGATGATCGGGGCGGGAATCTTTTGCGGTCTTTACTATCCAGCATTTGCCCATGCGATCAGCCCTGTCGCACAGCTCTACCTGAATTTCCTCAAGATGGTCGTCCTGCCCTACTTGGTCTCGTCAGTCATCTTCTCGATCACGGCGATGGTTCAGGATCCGAACTCGGTCCGTTATTTGGGCAGGGTGGGTATGGCAGTGCTGGTCGTGTCATTCCTAAGTGTGCTGGTGAGTGGCGCTTACTCGCTGGTCCTTCAGCCGGGCCAGATCGAGAACCCTCAATCACGCATTGAGCTTGGCGAGTTCATCAATTCGCAGGGCAGCGTATCCACCGATCTAGCATTCCCGTACCAACCGCCACCCAATGAGGGTGCCGATAGCGGGCATTCGATACTGCTCGATCTTGTGCCGAACAACGTCTTCAACGCACTGGCCTCGGGTCAAACCATTCAGGTCCTGCTGTTCTGCCTGCTTTTCGGACTCGCGATGGGCAAGATTCCCCAGCCTTCATCCATGAGCCTGTCTCAGGCGCTGAACGCGGTTTACCGGGCCTGCACGGTCCTGACCAACTGGTTCATCTGGGGGTTGCCCTTTGCGACCTTCATCCTGATCGCGGACCAGACCGCGTCGACCGGAACCAAGCCGCTCACGCTGATGGGCAGTTACCTGCTGGTGATGGGTCTTTCCTGCCTCACATTCCTCGCCGGCGCATTTGCCGTTATCGCCATCCGGTCACGACGAAGCTACTGGGCCACGATCAAGACCTGCCAGCCCCTTCTCATGGTGGCCATCACCACGCGTTCTACTGTCGCCTCACTTCCGTGGGTCATCAACCTTTTGAGCGAGCGTCTGAGGTTCAGCCTGGTGGTCGTCGAACTGCTCGTGCCACTGCAAGCGGCATTGCTGCGGACAGGCCCGGCACTGCTCTACACGTCGGGTGTTCTTTTCGTCGCTCAGCTCTACGGTCGTCCGCTGTCAATCCCGGACCTTCTGCTCGTCGGCATCACCTCTGCGCTTCTCGCGCTCACGACCGGCGGCATGAGCAGCCTGGTCATCCTGTCCCAGATGTCGATCGTGTGCGGCTATCTGAAGATTCCCTTCGAGGCGGCGTTCGCCCTGTTCGTCGCGGTCGATGCGGCCGTGGACACGTTCATGACGCTGTCCAGCGTCTGCACCGTGGCGGCGAGTACGGCGATGATCGCACCCAGCCATAGGGAGACAACGCAGCCTGTTGAAGCGGTCTCGGAACAGATTGAAGCCGAGCCCGGCCTATGATCGACCACAGTATCAGCCCTCAGCTCGGCGTCATCGGGGGCCTCGGGCCGCTGGCATCGGCTGACTTCTACTTCAAGCTGACCCGAATGACCCAGGCGTTCCGGGACAATGAGCATGTGCCCGCCGTCATCCTCAGCCTGCCACAGCTGCCTGACAGGACCGAGGCGATCCTTGCCGGCCATGACGGGCCGCTGGCGCCTTTGAAAGCCGCGGTCTCGACGCTCAATGCGCTCGGCGTTGCCTGTATCGCAATGCCGTGCAACACCGCCCATCATTGGTATGACCAGCTGACGGGGAGCTCGCACGCGGAGATCATCCATATCGGCGACGCGGTGGTAGCGGAAACCCATCGTAGCCTGGACCGGGGCAAGGTCGCGATTCTCGCCACGCAGGGCACGCTGGTCTCCGGCTTCTATCAGGATAGGATGTCGGCGGCGGGATATGAGCTCTGCTTGCCCGCGAGCACGGAATCTCAGGAGCGCGTCGATAGCGCGATCAGCCTCGTCAAGGCTGGTTCGATCGCGGATGCGGCGACTGAGACCGAGCGCGCGCTTGAAATCGCGCGATCGGCCGGCGCCGATATAGCCGTTCTCGGCTGCACCGAATTGTCGGTGGTGGGCAGCAGCGTGAACCATATAAACGGATTGGTCGTCATCGACAGCAATGCGGCCCTGGCGCGAGCATGTTTGACACGATTGGGTTTCGCTGCGCGGGACGCTCGAGGCTTGCCGATCGTGTCAGAGCCGCGGGGACGTGACCGATTGCCCTGGCACTCTGAGCAGCGGGCCTAATAAGGTTCCGGCTATGGGCTGTTCCGCGGCCTCGGCCGGTCTCCTCCACCAGGCCGGACGATGTTTCCTCTGAAGCTTCGACCTTCAAATTCTTGACCGGGCCGCTCTCGCGCCAGGCCCTTTTTCAGGATTTGGGAGAGGCAAGCGCCGCCACCGGTAGGCCACGCCTATCCGCCTGGAGCCATTCCAGGAAAGGGGTACAACGGTTTTCCGTCCGGAATTGCGCAGGAACAAAGGGTTGGAGCGGTTCGGCGGTTCTATCCAAGGCTGAACCGCTCCAGGATCCGGTCGTTTAGCCGAATTTCGGGTCGAGACTGCCCGACTTGTAGCGCTTGGCCATTTCGGAGACCGGCAGCGGCTTGATCTTGGGAGCGTTGCCTGCGGTGCCGAACTGCTCGAAGCGCTCCTTGCACAGCTTCCTCATCGCGGCCATGGCCGGCGTCAGATACTTACGCGGGTCGAATTCGCTTGGGTTCTCGGTCAGCACCTTGCGGATCGCACCGGTCAGCGCCATGCGGTTGTCGGTATCGATGTTGATCTTGCGCACGCCGTGCTTGATGCCGCGCTGGATCTCCTCGACCGGCACGCCCCATGTCGGCTTCATCTGGCCGCCATATTTGTTGATGATCTCCTGCAGCTCCTCCGGCACCGAGGACGAGCCGTGCATGACCAGGTGCATGTTCGGCAGGCGGCGATGGATCTCCTCGATCACGTTCATGGCGAGCACCGCGCCGTCCGGCTTGCGCGAGAACTTGTAGGCGCCGTGGCTGGTGCCCATGGCGACGGCCAGCGCGTCGACATGCGTATCGCGGACGAACTGTTCCGCCTGTTCCGGATCGGTCAGCAACTGGTCGTGGCCGACGGCGCCTTCGACGCCGTGGCCGTCTTCCTGTTCGCCGCCGCCCATCTCCAGCGATCCGAGAACGCCGATCTCGCCTTCCACCGATACGCCGCCCCAATGCGCCATGTCGACGACGCGGCGCGTGATGCCGGAATTATAATCGTAGTCGGCCGGCGTTTTGCCGTCCTCCTTCAGCGACCCGTCCATCATCACCGAGGTGAAGCCGTACTGGATCGCGGTTACGCAGGTGGCTTCGTTGTTGCCGTGGTCGAGATGCATG includes these proteins:
- a CDS encoding TIM barrel protein encodes the protein MTFTLSLNTNPLVNRFAEPDDLIDAIAYDIGIRDVQLTHEFVNPGWPAATISKFIRLFRTALDRTGVRVTSGMTGPYGRLNHFGHPDADVRRYYVDWFKTFADISAELGASGMGTQFAIFTHRDFDDPERRARLFDIALECWRDVAEHAKAAGLTYLFWEPMSVGREFGHTIESCQALQNGIDAAGMAIPMKMMVDIDHGDVTSSNPADIDPYAWAETFPKLSPIIHIKQSSMNKGGHWPFIAVYNKDGRITPEKFLETVRRGGGVDNEICLELSFREREPVDHQVVAMIRESVDYWAPFIETGRAALLPKAG
- a CDS encoding transporter substrate-binding domain-containing protein, which translates into the protein MSVTRRTLLTAGSVGLLMAQARAANNPEQQVESASVVSDNTLRIAMPAFASNPFFPADGSGDSGIDMELARGIAAELGVEPVFDRSAVTFDDMVKQLTSGQADIAIGKLSRTLHRGRSILYSRPYAMLHQGLIANRLNLARIAQGKPPEQIIRDFSGDLGVIEGSSFATYAAKTFPHAQVHRFAGWNMVVDAIRNGTIDMAYRDDFEIKKLMVDDPSMTVAARSITLTDKVDTIAVGVRPDNPHLAAFVDLYLDLARGQQVLNTDEIIARYRLGSKA
- a CDS encoding cation:dicarboxylase symporter family transporter, translated to MAISEAAGHLAFDWRLAARRILRSPMTTIAMIGAGIFCGLYYPAFAHAISPVAQLYLNFLKMVVLPYLVSSVIFSITAMVQDPNSVRYLGRVGMAVLVVSFLSVLVSGAYSLVLQPGQIENPQSRIELGEFINSQGSVSTDLAFPYQPPPNEGADSGHSILLDLVPNNVFNALASGQTIQVLLFCLLFGLAMGKIPQPSSMSLSQALNAVYRACTVLTNWFIWGLPFATFILIADQTASTGTKPLTLMGSYLLVMGLSCLTFLAGAFAVIAIRSRRSYWATIKTCQPLLMVAITTRSTVASLPWVINLLSERLRFSLVVVELLVPLQAALLRTGPALLYTSGVLFVAQLYGRPLSIPDLLLVGITSALLALTTGGMSSLVILSQMSIVCGYLKIPFEAAFALFVAVDAAVDTFMTLSSVCTVAASTAMIAPSHRETTQPVEAVSEQIEAEPGL
- a CDS encoding amino acid racemase: MIDHSISPQLGVIGGLGPLASADFYFKLTRMTQAFRDNEHVPAVILSLPQLPDRTEAILAGHDGPLAPLKAAVSTLNALGVACIAMPCNTAHHWYDQLTGSSHAEIIHIGDAVVAETHRSLDRGKVAILATQGTLVSGFYQDRMSAAGYELCLPASTESQERVDSAISLVKAGSIADAATETERALEIARSAGADIAVLGCTELSVVGSSVNHINGLVVIDSNAALARACLTRLGFAARDARGLPIVSEPRGRDRLPWHSEQRA
- the fba gene encoding class II fructose-bisphosphate aldolase (catalyzes the reversible aldol condensation of dihydroxyacetonephosphate and glyceraldehyde 3-phosphate in the Calvin cycle, glycolysis, and/or gluconeogenesis) translates to MARITLRQLLDHAAEHGYGVPAFNMNNMEQGLAIMEAAEETKSPVILQASRGARAYANDVVLAKLIDALVEIHPDIPVCMHLDHGNNEATCVTAIQYGFTSVMMDGSLKEDGKTPADYDYNSGITRRVVDMAHWGGVSVEGEIGVLGSLEMGGGEQEDGHGVEGAVGHDQLLTDPEQAEQFVRDTHVDALAVAMGTSHGAYKFSRKPDGAVLAMNVIEEIHRRLPNMHLVMHGSSSVPEELQEIINKYGGQMKPTWGVPVEEIQRGIKHGVRKINIDTDNRMALTGAIRKVLTENPSEFDPRKYLTPAMAAMRKLCKERFEQFGTAGNAPKIKPLPVSEMAKRYKSGSLDPKFG